The Deltaproteobacteria bacterium genome includes the window ACCCCATAACCTGCCTCCTTTATCAAAGGCAGACTATAATATCCATCTCTGAAGCTGTATCTTTCGGTTAGATTTTTACATGACAAGATGATACCCTCCATGGTTAGATTTTACATGACTCGATTCGCAGAATTCAAAAATACCTTATTTAGATGTATAATCCTTTTAAAACAGGAAATTTTCCATTACACTACACAAACCTTCTTATTCTCAAATATATTATTTTGATAAAAAAATGATGCACGATGTTATGAGTGCAACCAATTAATACAAACAGATATTATAATGGCTTTAATTTGAAGTTGTTTCTTGACGGTATAAGAGCTTATGTTCTAAACATAAGCCTGCTTAAACCTATAAAGGTAAATAAAGCACGCGTTCTTTTTCAGTATCACTTTTATGCTCCCGGTTTGAAAATATAAACACTAAGGAATTTTTTCATCTTCGTTTTCCGCATAAGTGCGTTTAAGCAATTTGTATGACCCGATATCCGAATCCCCTATTTCTTTTACCGGTTGATAGTGTGTGAAGATATATTTCTCAAGCGTATTGAGGGAAAAAATCTTACCCTGTTCCTTCGATATACGCCGAAGTTCGGTGTATGACCATTGGTAGGTAATAATGTATTTTGTCTTTGAAGCCTTCAGTTCCCCGATGATCTTATTCATAATAAATAATGGAGCACTCGCAACTGTTCCTAAACTCGGCACTATATCATAGCTTGTAGGGTTTTGTATATCCATTGCAGTATAGAGAATCGGAGCAAAAGGATAGACGAATACTTTTCTATCGTTTTTAATGATTCTGTCTGTTTCCGTAATGAAATTCACCATAGTCTCCGCTCCGTATCTGTCAAATGTCCATAATCGCTCGTGATCAAGAGTGAAATGGTAACCCTTTTCCTGTATCTTTTTGACAGAGAAAAACAACATCACAAACACAACTACCATACATGCGGATATAACCGCGTTGATCCCTCTCTTAAATAATTTATTATACAATAACTCCCAGCTTTTTTTCTGCAGCATATCATCAAACAGGTATATCAGATACACCCCGAAAACCATTGAGAGTCCCATATTAATGTAGGTAGTCGTTGGAATAATCAGCATGATGCGATGACCGTTATTAAGAAAAAAGATGATGGAGCCCGCAAACAAAATATATTCTATGGATGTCCTGGCTTTTCTACGTATGAACATGAACACGCTCAATAACGCAGTTATAACCTGGAATAAACGAATGGGGTCGTCTACGACATATTTCGTTGACGCGAACGGAGACATTAAAAACATGTCTATCCTTGGGTATGCGGACAGCAGGATGTATTCGTCCTGCAAAAATCCATAGACTGCTCTATTCACAATAAGGAACAGCAGCATGAATAAAAGCGGAATGCCGGCCCCAATCATAAACTTTATGATCATGCTCAATCGTACGTGTTTGGCCGATCTACCTTCAACAGCTTTACCCGCATTTTTAAAGAATTTCTCCGGTATCCATAGCAATAAGATTGTAAGTATAACAATCGTATAAACACCCGTAGACTGAAGGAATACGGTGGTGAGCCCTGCAAGAAATCCCGATACATAAAGGAATATATCCTTTCCTGAGGAAAAGAATTTATTCAAAAATGCCAGTGTCAGAAGCAGGATAATTGCTGCTGTGATATAGTGGTTAAAAGTAAACCATTCGGTGAACCCAAAAGTGAGAAACAGCAGGGGTGCTAAAATCGCATACCACCTTTTTATAACCAATCTGGAGAAATGGTACAGGAGTACATTGATCACGCAGCCCGTTACAATTGTAATCTCGTTCGTTACAATAATGCCGGAACCAAAGATTTTGTATAAACCGGCGAGCAGATATGTATTACCCGGAAAAAATATATCAAAAAAGTCCCTGTATATCACCTGGCCGTGAAGAACCCTTAATGCGCTGATCATTGTACCCTCGTCATTTGAAGGGTTTGTAAGGAAAAAATAACGTGTGTAAAAAGAAAGGTATGCAAAACTTATAAGAGCAGCTATTATATAGGGTATTGTTGTATATACAGGTTCAAGCAGCTTTCTATTTTTCATTCTTGTTCAATCCACTGTATGTGATTTTAACCCGCCAAAGATTTGATGTTTTAAAATATGCCATAAAAATACAAGTATAGTAATTGGTGTAATGCGTTTCATGGCATTGAGAAAATGTTTTGGAGTACTATAGAATCTTATGTAAGCGTACAATTGGTAGAGTTTTAATCGTTTGTAGCTAATATTTTCCAACTCAAGAATACCGCCGGTTTGTTTTCCATACTTGCTCCAGTCTTTTGACAACAGCCTTAATCCCCCTTCATTATGCTCTGCCATTATCGCAACCTCTGTCCCAGGGTATGGAACAAGAGTAAAAAAACTTGCATAATCAAGCGGCAGAGAGCATGCAAAATCTATCGTTTTTTTTATTGTATGTTTATCTTCATAAGACAGACCGAGTATGAAATTCGCATCAACCTCGAGTCCTACTTCTCTTGCAAGGTTAACGGCATTTAATGAATCTTTTCGTGTTATTCCTTTTGAGTTTTTTTTGAGGATCTCATCATCCCCTGATTCAATACCAAAAGTGACACTTCTCACGCCTGCGTTTTTCATATACATGAGTATCTCTCTATCAACGACATCGGTTCTTGTTTCACATATAAACTCAACTTCTTTGTTTATACCCTCTTTTATTATTGATTCACAGACCTCGATTACGAACGATTTCTTTATAGTAAAGGTATCATCACCTATCAGGATCTGCGATGGATGATATCTTTCTATGTCCATTTTGAGTTCTTCAATAATGTTTTTAACAGTTCTGAATCGTACCTTTCTCCCCATTGGTCCCGAACAAAAACTACAGTCATAAGAGCATCCCCTTGTTGTAAACACCGGTAATGCAACACCCCTGTCATGAGAATACTGAGGCTTATAATTATCAAGCAGGAATAGATCATAGGCAGGAAAAGGGATGTCATCAAGATGTTCAATTAATGGTCTTGATTTACCGGATTTTATATTACCGTTTTCTCTATAATATAGTCCCCTATCATCCAATTTCTCTTTTCCGGAAAGATACGATATCAATTTGTAAAAAGTTTCTTCTCCTTCACCTTCAACTAGATAATCAAATGCTTTGAATTCTTTTAATGTTCCCTCCGGTAAGGCACTTGCATGGGCACCGCCAATAACTGCAACGATATTGTTATCTATGGATTTGCTTAAATCGGCAATATAGTTTGCATCGACTATCTGAATTGTAGATGCGGATATGCCGATAATATCAGGTTTTTTTTCCATTATTACTTTTTGTAAATCGGATGTTTTAAATTCGCCGACACTCGCATCATAAATACTGACATTTATACCTCTATGTCTAATGTACGAAGCTATGTATGCAATGCCTGTATTCATACTGAGTTGTTTTTGCCCTATTTCGCCAAACTTGCTAAAGTATCGGGGCGGCTGAATTAAAAGTACCTTCATAATGTTAATTTATCTCTTATGAGTGAAACATTAGCACAATAGTAAGTATGTAAACAAGAATAAAATACCCCTCATTGTATTTTTCAATAAGTGCAATTTTTGTGTAACAAAAGATATTATTGTGGTAATATTCTTCTGATAAATGTTTAGGGTTATAAACCAAATGCCATACATAAACATAGATAACAAAAAAATATATTATGAGATCAATGGAAATGGCAGTACAGTACTGTTATTTTTACATTGCTGGACATGTAATCACACCTTCTGGCAGGAACAGGTAAATACATTATCAAAGATGTATAAATGCATAACAATTGATTTCCCCGGGCATGGTTTATCAGAGGATGCAGGGAATTATACAATTGATGAGTTTTGTAGATATGTTTATGTGGTAACAAGAAAACTTCGTATCAGGAAATTCATTATTATAGGGCATAGTCTTGGAGGCATGGTGGCTTTAAAATTGGCATTGGACTATTCTGATTTATTAGCCGGCATGATCTTAATAGATACATCGGCAAAACTAAAAAGGCATCTTTTGCAGAACGTTTCTTCCATGTTGGGCATTGCCGGCGGCAAATTAGTTTTTCCTGCAATCAAAAGAGCAGTTATTGACTTCAGCGCTGTTCATCCTCTTACCGGATGGAAAACGAGAAAAAAGATTAAAGACGACATAATTAAGGTTCCGAATAATATAACTGTAAAAACCTTAAAAAGTATCAGATCGTTTGATGTGATTGATACACTCGGGCGTATAACAGTCCCTGTCCTGATAATGGTTGGCAGCATGGACATATTCACGGACATCCGTCACGCGCTTACACTTTATGTGAGAATACCACATTCCAGCCTGAGGCTCATAGGAGGAGCAGGGCATATGTCTATGCTTGAACAACCGGGAAAAGTCAATGCGTATATAAAAGAGTTTATTTCAACATTACTCCATAAGACTTGAATATTTAAAGGATAAGGCTTAATTATGGAGTTTTATAGGAATACGGATGTATTTGGGAATACATATAATAACGTGAATGGAGCAAAACAATGCGCCGTATATTATGCCATATAACTAAAAAAGGAATCAATGGATTGAATAGTTTTATCTTTGGTGAAGTGAGATACCATTCTATTGTATTATCCGGTTTCATTATGTTGTTTTCATGTTTATACGTTTCCAATACAATGGCTGCATCCATATCTGGCACGGTTAAAGATGCAGTTACAGGTAAACCCATTTACTCCGCCCACATATATACTAAAGCCGGAAAGGTAATCGAAAAAGAGACATTGTCCGGGAAAGACGGCAGTTTCTTAATA containing:
- a CDS encoding glycosyltransferase family 39 protein produces the protein MKNRKLLEPVYTTIPYIIAALISFAYLSFYTRYFFLTNPSNDEGTMISALRVLHGQVIYRDFFDIFFPGNTYLLAGLYKIFGSGIIVTNEITIVTGCVINVLLYHFSRLVIKRWYAILAPLLFLTFGFTEWFTFNHYITAAIILLLTLAFLNKFFSSGKDIFLYVSGFLAGLTTVFLQSTGVYTIVILTILLLWIPEKFFKNAGKAVEGRSAKHVRLSMIIKFMIGAGIPLLFMLLFLIVNRAVYGFLQDEYILLSAYPRIDMFLMSPFASTKYVVDDPIRLFQVITALLSVFMFIRRKARTSIEYILFAGSIIFFLNNGHRIMLIIPTTTYINMGLSMVFGVYLIYLFDDMLQKKSWELLYNKLFKRGINAVISACMVVVFVMLFFSVKKIQEKGYHFTLDHERLWTFDRYGAETMVNFITETDRIIKNDRKVFVYPFAPILYTAMDIQNPTSYDIVPSLGTVASAPLFIMNKIIGELKASKTKYIITYQWSYTELRRISKEQGKIFSLNTLEKYIFTHYQPVKEIGDSDIGSYKLLKRTYAENEDEKIP
- a CDS encoding B12-binding domain-containing radical SAM protein; translation: MKVLLIQPPRYFSKFGEIGQKQLSMNTGIAYIASYIRHRGINVSIYDASVGEFKTSDLQKVIMEKKPDIIGISASTIQIVDANYIADLSKSIDNNIVAVIGGAHASALPEGTLKEFKAFDYLVEGEGEETFYKLISYLSGKEKLDDRGLYYRENGNIKSGKSRPLIEHLDDIPFPAYDLFLLDNYKPQYSHDRGVALPVFTTRGCSYDCSFCSGPMGRKVRFRTVKNIIEELKMDIERYHPSQILIGDDTFTIKKSFVIEVCESIIKEGINKEVEFICETRTDVVDREILMYMKNAGVRSVTFGIESGDDEILKKNSKGITRKDSLNAVNLAREVGLEVDANFILGLSYEDKHTIKKTIDFACSLPLDYASFFTLVPYPGTEVAIMAEHNEGGLRLLSKDWSKYGKQTGGILELENISYKRLKLYQLYAYIRFYSTPKHFLNAMKRITPITILVFLWHILKHQIFGGLKSHTVD
- a CDS encoding alpha/beta hydrolase, whose amino-acid sequence is MPYINIDNKKIYYEINGNGSTVLLFLHCWTCNHTFWQEQVNTLSKMYKCITIDFPGHGLSEDAGNYTIDEFCRYVYVVTRKLRIRKFIIIGHSLGGMVALKLALDYSDLLAGMILIDTSAKLKRHLLQNVSSMLGIAGGKLVFPAIKRAVIDFSAVHPLTGWKTRKKIKDDIIKVPNNITVKTLKSIRSFDVIDTLGRITVPVLIMVGSMDIFTDIRHALTLYVRIPHSSLRLIGGAGHMSMLEQPGKVNAYIKEFISTLLHKT